From the genome of Pseudomonas sp. gcc21, one region includes:
- a CDS encoding cytochrome P450, whose translation MIDETRKPDWNPRADEVLSAQTRAYDAMRAQCPVAWSEFQHWTVFKHADVKRVLDDHETFSSAASSHLSVPNGMDPPEHTPYRQLIEPYFSPQAMNAFEPICREIARDLVNSLPDSQPFDVVKRFSQAFALQIQCAFMGWPDSLNEPLREWVNRNHRATLAGDRQAMADVAQEFDGYIKGLLNTRRQAGADASRDVTTSLMEESVNGRPMTDEELTSLLRNWTAGELSTISSSVSIVLNYLSEHPDLRQRLAGETSEKELSDAIDEILRMDAPLMSNRRITTREVEMGGRQIPAGEKLTILWASANRDEAVFGDPDAFCPQQNSAHNLLYGAGVHICPGAPLARMELTILMKEFLSRVDRLEMAAGEQPKRALFPTGGFSYLPMVIGKR comes from the coding sequence ATGATTGACGAAACCCGCAAACCTGACTGGAATCCCAGAGCAGATGAGGTTTTATCCGCCCAGACACGGGCCTACGACGCCATGCGGGCGCAGTGTCCGGTCGCCTGGAGCGAATTCCAGCACTGGACCGTATTCAAGCATGCCGACGTGAAGCGGGTTCTGGACGATCATGAAACCTTCAGCAGCGCGGCTTCGAGCCATCTTTCCGTACCGAATGGCATGGATCCGCCCGAGCACACCCCCTATCGCCAGCTGATTGAGCCTTACTTCTCACCCCAGGCGATGAACGCATTTGAGCCGATTTGTCGCGAAATCGCGCGCGACCTCGTTAATAGTCTGCCGGACAGCCAGCCGTTTGATGTCGTCAAACGGTTCAGTCAGGCGTTTGCGCTGCAAATCCAGTGCGCCTTTATGGGCTGGCCTGACTCCCTGAATGAGCCTCTCCGCGAATGGGTGAACAGGAACCATCGGGCTACTCTTGCTGGTGACCGCCAGGCCATGGCGGACGTTGCGCAAGAGTTTGACGGCTACATTAAAGGCTTGCTGAATACCCGCCGCCAGGCCGGAGCCGACGCCTCCAGGGATGTCACTACGTCGCTGATGGAAGAGTCCGTCAATGGTCGGCCGATGACCGATGAAGAACTCACGAGCCTGCTGCGGAACTGGACGGCCGGTGAACTCAGCACGATCAGCTCGAGCGTATCGATTGTGTTGAACTACCTGTCCGAGCATCCGGATCTCCGGCAGCGTCTCGCCGGCGAGACCAGTGAAAAGGAGCTGTCAGACGCCATCGATGAAATACTGCGTATGGACGCGCCGCTGATGTCCAATCGCCGGATAACCACGCGAGAAGTCGAGATGGGAGGAAGACAAATCCCCGCCGGCGAGAAGCTGACTATTCTGTGGGCTTCGGCCAACCGTGACGAAGCGGTTTTCGGCGATCCGGATGCGTTTTGCCCGCAGCAGAACAGTGCGCACAATCTGCTTTACGGCGCGGGCGTTCACATCTGCCCAGGCGCGCCCCTGGCGAGAATGGAACTGACGATTCTGATGAAGGAATTCCTGTCCAGAGTGGACCGGCTGGAAATGGCAGCCGGCGAACAGCCCAAACGTGCGCTCTTCCCGACAGGTGGCTTCAGCTATCTTCCGATGGTCATAGGAAAACGATAG
- the pxpB gene encoding 5-oxoprolinase subunit PxpB, which translates to MKLRIERASVDTLMIRLFDRIEEGNMPWLLAAAQRLRSRFGNQLIDLVPSYTTLMLHYDLRQLDEHAACTLVTAALEALQPLPPEQAGRRHEIAVWYDKAVGPDLGRLSDLTGLRVDQVIALHSGHEYQVFALGFAPGFAYMGLLDEQLATPRLSTPRKRVPAGSVAIAERQTAAYPLASPGGWNLVGRTPAPLFDRDREGYSLLQPGDRVRFVPVERAEFVRWGGDDTPVPGDA; encoded by the coding sequence ATGAAGCTGCGCATCGAACGGGCATCAGTCGACACGCTGATGATCCGCCTGTTTGACCGCATTGAAGAAGGCAACATGCCCTGGTTGCTGGCCGCAGCGCAGCGCTTGCGGTCGCGGTTCGGTAATCAGCTGATCGACCTGGTGCCGTCCTACACCACCCTGATGCTGCACTACGACCTGCGCCAGCTGGACGAGCACGCTGCCTGTACGTTGGTCACCGCCGCACTCGAAGCCTTGCAGCCACTTCCACCTGAGCAGGCCGGCCGCCGACATGAGATCGCAGTGTGGTACGACAAAGCTGTCGGGCCTGATCTTGGTCGCCTGTCAGACCTCACCGGGTTGAGGGTTGATCAGGTGATCGCGCTTCACAGCGGTCACGAATACCAGGTGTTCGCGTTGGGCTTCGCTCCCGGTTTCGCCTATATGGGCTTGCTTGATGAGCAACTCGCCACGCCACGTCTGTCCACACCGCGCAAACGCGTGCCCGCGGGTAGTGTCGCCATTGCTGAACGTCAGACCGCGGCCTATCCCTTGGCCTCCCCTGGGGGCTGGAATCTGGTGGGGCGCACGCCGGCACCGCTATTCGACCGCGACCGGGAGGGCTATAGCTTGCTGCAACCCGGCGATCGCGTACGATTCGTGCCGGTCGAGCGCGCCGAATTTGTCCGCTGGGGCGGCGACGACACGCCCGTACCGGGTGACGCGTGA
- a CDS encoding 5-oxoprolinase subunit PxpA → MRKLLLNCDMGESFGAWRMGLDEEVMPHVDCANIACGYHASDPGIMRRTALLALEHGVRIGAHPSYPDLVGFGRRSMKCSAQEIRDMLLYQIGALDGICRAEGGRVSYVKPHGALYNDMMQQPDILRAVMQAASDYDPALPLVVLAKQDNNPARSMAAEFGLELIFEAFADRAYDASGHLVPRDQPDAVHQSTALILQQSLILARGEPLRASDGSSLTLTADTLCVHGDNAESVAVVRQIAAALDAAARI, encoded by the coding sequence ATGCGAAAGCTTCTGCTGAACTGCGATATGGGTGAAAGTTTCGGCGCCTGGCGCATGGGGCTCGATGAAGAGGTCATGCCGCACGTCGACTGCGCCAACATCGCCTGCGGCTATCACGCCTCCGATCCAGGAATCATGCGTCGCACTGCACTGCTCGCGCTGGAGCATGGCGTGCGCATCGGCGCGCATCCGTCTTATCCGGATCTGGTGGGGTTTGGCCGGCGTTCAATGAAGTGCTCGGCGCAGGAAATCCGCGACATGCTGCTGTATCAGATCGGCGCGCTGGACGGCATTTGCCGCGCCGAGGGCGGCCGTGTGAGTTACGTGAAGCCGCATGGCGCGCTGTACAACGACATGATGCAGCAGCCCGACATACTCCGCGCCGTCATGCAGGCCGCCAGCGATTATGATCCAGCACTGCCCCTCGTGGTCCTGGCGAAGCAGGATAACAACCCCGCCCGCAGCATGGCTGCCGAGTTCGGGCTTGAGCTGATCTTCGAAGCCTTCGCGGACCGCGCCTACGATGCGTCCGGCCACCTTGTACCGCGTGATCAACCCGACGCCGTGCATCAGAGCACTGCACTCATTCTCCAACAATCATTGATTCTCGCCCGCGGCGAGCCACTGCGCGCCTCGGACGGTTCCTCTCTCACATTGACCGCCGATACGCTGTGCGTACACGGTGACAATGCCGAATCAGTAGCCGTCGTCCGGCAGATCGCCGCTGCGCTGGACGCTGCCGCGCGGATATGA
- a CDS encoding biotin-dependent carboxyltransferase family protein yields the protein MNSLIVERTLGLAQLQDGGRFGVRHLGVTQGGALDWIALGWANWLLGNAPTACALEIPMGGITLHCESDTTLALTGADLAVVLDDQPIASWRTFSVRRGQRLQFNSPRNGVRAYLAAPGGFSAPLVLGSAATVTREGLGGLDGSGQALRQNDRLIFEDLANSPRTMPEEHIPAYGQPALLELIPGAQIAGFTGESLFRAFNHPWRIDPRSDRMGIRLSGKSLRYTGEPLISEGIPLGAVQVPPDGQPIVLMNDRQTIGGYPRLGALTPVSVARLAQCATGDEIRLVAVGQGKARKEMIEAWNGRLFQREGRPNQTYRGV from the coding sequence GTGAACAGCCTGATAGTCGAGCGTACCCTCGGTCTGGCCCAGCTACAGGATGGTGGGCGTTTTGGCGTTCGCCATCTCGGCGTTACCCAGGGCGGCGCGCTGGACTGGATCGCCCTGGGTTGGGCCAACTGGCTGCTGGGCAATGCACCGACTGCCTGCGCTCTGGAGATACCAATGGGCGGCATCACCCTGCACTGCGAATCCGACACCACACTGGCGCTAACCGGTGCGGACCTGGCCGTCGTACTGGATGATCAGCCCATCGCCTCCTGGCGCACTTTCAGCGTGCGACGCGGCCAGCGCCTGCAGTTCAATTCACCCCGCAACGGCGTCCGCGCCTACCTCGCCGCACCCGGCGGATTCAGCGCGCCGCTGGTGCTCGGCTCGGCCGCTACAGTGACCCGTGAGGGCCTGGGTGGACTGGACGGCTCGGGACAGGCACTACGTCAGAATGACCGCCTAATTTTCGAAGATTTGGCGAACTCCCCGCGCACCATGCCCGAGGAACACATACCAGCATACGGTCAACCCGCCCTGTTAGAGCTGATACCCGGCGCTCAGATTGCCGGATTTACCGGCGAGTCGTTGTTCAGAGCCTTCAATCACCCATGGCGAATCGACCCCCGTTCCGACCGTATGGGCATCAGGCTGTCCGGCAAGTCTTTACGCTATACAGGTGAGCCACTGATCTCCGAAGGCATCCCCCTCGGTGCCGTGCAGGTACCGCCGGACGGGCAACCGATAGTGCTGATGAATGACCGCCAGACCATCGGCGGTTATCCAAGGCTCGGCGCACTCACGCCCGTTTCGGTGGCACGGCTGGCCCAGTGCGCGACAGGCGATGAGATCCGGTTGGTTGCTGTCGGGCAAGGTAAAGCCAGGAAGGAGATGATTGAAGCCTGGAATGGCCGGCTCTTCCAGAGGGAAGGCCGGCCAAACCAGACCTATCGCGGTGTCTAG
- a CDS encoding spermidine synthase — protein MKRHLLLDTAPIPNTAEALCLFEYGEDFVIKLQSGKGGQLMNTRMHGSEDALAEIPCRSLAGRSEVRALIGGLGMGFTLASALRHLASDAEVIVAELVPGVIEWNRGALGAKAGNPLDDPRARVLNEDVAVILQDSAGRFDAIMLDIDNGPEGLTRNTNSWIYSLEGLRACARALRTGGMLTVWSASADRDFSNRLGKAGFRVEERQVYAHGNRGAKHTIWVATPKTASRPGRATQTSIATRAGQ, from the coding sequence ATGAAGCGACACCTGCTGCTCGACACCGCCCCCATCCCCAACACCGCCGAGGCCCTGTGCCTGTTCGAGTACGGGGAAGATTTCGTTATCAAACTGCAGAGCGGCAAGGGCGGGCAGTTGATGAACACCCGCATGCACGGCTCCGAAGACGCGTTGGCAGAAATTCCCTGTCGTTCACTGGCCGGACGCAGTGAGGTCCGCGCGCTGATTGGCGGACTGGGGATGGGTTTCACGCTGGCCTCGGCGCTGCGTCATCTTGCGTCCGATGCGGAGGTGATTGTGGCCGAGCTGGTGCCCGGGGTGATCGAATGGAACCGGGGCGCGCTTGGCGCGAAGGCCGGCAATCCGCTGGACGACCCGCGCGCCCGGGTATTGAATGAAGACGTTGCGGTGATCCTGCAGGACAGTGCGGGCCGCTTCGATGCGATCATGCTGGATATCGACAACGGCCCGGAAGGCCTGACCCGCAATACCAATAGCTGGATCTATTCTCTGGAAGGCCTGCGCGCCTGCGCCCGGGCATTGCGAACCGGTGGGATGCTGACCGTCTGGTCGGCCAGCGCCGATCGGGATTTTTCCAATCGACTTGGCAAGGCGGGTTTTCGCGTGGAGGAACGTCAGGTCTACGCGCATGGCAATCGCGGCGCCAAACACACCATCTGGGTCGCCACACCCAAGACGGCTTCCAGACCAGGCCGGGCAACTCAGACATCAATAGCAACGAGGGCAGGGCAATGA
- a CDS encoding arsenic resistance protein has translation MLTGITLGSLFPGTAALLETLIWPVLAVLLYATFLQVPLLHVRQAFRDRRFVSAVLTGNFVLMPLVVWGLVQWLPDNAALRLGVLLVLLVPCTDWFISFTQLGGGDVPGAVAVTPLNLLFQLGLLPVYLWAMTDSQLTAVLTLADVAPALLVVLLPLLAAVLSERWIEARPGRDSVRDTLAWWPIPLLGLVILLVAAVQVSTLYEALAWLPWVIPAYVAYLVIAALVARLQARLWQLPASQGRTLAFSFGTRNSFVVLPFTLGLPNGWEIAALVIVVQSLVELFGMLAYLRWIPGRLFKS, from the coding sequence TTGCTGACCGGTATCACCCTCGGCAGCCTGTTTCCCGGTACAGCCGCATTGCTGGAAACCTTGATCTGGCCCGTCCTGGCTGTATTGCTGTACGCAACCTTTTTGCAGGTACCGCTACTGCACGTGCGCCAGGCGTTCCGTGACCGGCGCTTTGTCAGTGCCGTGCTGACCGGCAATTTCGTGCTGATGCCTTTGGTAGTCTGGGGTCTGGTGCAATGGCTGCCTGATAATGCGGCGCTGCGGCTCGGCGTGTTGCTGGTGTTGCTGGTGCCCTGTACCGACTGGTTTATCAGCTTCACCCAGCTTGGCGGTGGTGATGTGCCCGGCGCCGTCGCGGTAACGCCACTCAATCTGCTGTTCCAGCTGGGTCTGCTGCCGGTGTATCTCTGGGCGATGACTGATTCGCAGTTGACAGCAGTATTGACCCTGGCGGACGTCGCCCCCGCACTATTGGTCGTGCTGTTGCCGCTGCTTGCGGCGGTCCTCAGCGAGCGCTGGATCGAGGCACGCCCCGGCCGCGACTCGGTGCGCGATACGCTGGCCTGGTGGCCCATTCCATTGCTGGGCCTGGTCATTCTGCTGGTTGCCGCGGTACAGGTATCGACACTATACGAAGCCCTGGCCTGGCTTCCCTGGGTAATTCCGGCCTACGTTGCCTACCTTGTCATCGCCGCACTGGTCGCCAGACTGCAGGCTCGGTTATGGCAGCTTCCCGCAAGTCAGGGCCGCACGCTGGCGTTCAGCTTCGGAACGCGCAATTCCTTCGTGGTATTGCCCTTTACCCTGGGGTTACCCAATGGCTGGGAGATCGCAGCGCTGGTCATCGTGGTGCAATCGCTGGTTGAGCTGTTCGGCATGCTCGCCTATCTGCGCTGGATACCCGGCAGGCTGTTCAAATCGTAG
- a CDS encoding YajD family HNH nuclease, which yields MTSTKSTRASREASYREKALKMYPWVCGRCAREFDGKRIGELTVHHRDHNHDNNPEDGSNWELLCLYCHDNEHSRYTDQQYFTESSTATPQTGKATHKAFADLASLLKNKDADS from the coding sequence ATGACATCCACCAAAAGTACCCGCGCCAGCCGCGAAGCCAGTTATCGTGAGAAAGCGCTGAAGATGTATCCGTGGGTCTGTGGCCGTTGCGCCCGCGAATTCGATGGCAAGCGCATCGGCGAGCTGACCGTTCACCACCGCGATCACAATCATGACAACAATCCTGAAGACGGCTCCAACTGGGAGCTGCTCTGTCTGTACTGCCACGACAACGAACACTCCCGCTACACAGACCAGCAATATTTCACCGAGTCGTCCACCGCGACGCCGCAGACCGGCAAGGCCACCCACAAGGCGTTTGCTGATCTGGCGTCGCTGCTGAAGAACAAGGACGCAGATTCCTGA
- the mqo gene encoding malate dehydrogenase (quinone), with amino-acid sequence MKKQLTAALFLHLWLLPGYVLAQSDEVSQSDQEIVDVVLIGGGTMSVTLATWLNELEPDWNIQLYERLDGIAQESSDGWNNAGTGHSAFCEMNYTPTTDDGGVDIARAIGVTEQFEISRQFWAHQVERGVLSDPQSFISSVPHMSLVWGQENIDFLNERYERMSENPLYTGMQYTEDKATIAEWLPLVMAGREEDTPMAATRMDLGTEVNWGVLTRQMADHLAQQPNISLATNSEIRGLERNEDGTWRVTVANLESGETETVNSRYVFNGAGGAALLLLQESGIPEAKQYAGFPVGGSFLYTTNPEVVSQHQAKAYGLAAEGSPPMSVPHLDLRYLNGQPTLFFGPFATFSTKFLKEGSWTDLFSSITFSNILPMMEVGLSNFNLVRYLVSEVLQDREDRLDALRAYYPELNPDDWELTNAGQRVQIIKKTDEGGTLQFGTEVVVSEDGTFSTLLGASPGASTAPPIMLNLLTRVFPEQVESAEWQATLKEIIPSFDMKLAENPELLREVRLNSSQVLELEGQEAFVRANLPSSDSGTTQDDSATSEALEETTEPVGGPTGDIENADEEERMESATDR; translated from the coding sequence ATGAAAAAACAATTGACCGCAGCATTATTCCTGCACCTCTGGTTACTGCCAGGCTATGTTCTGGCCCAATCAGATGAGGTTTCGCAGAGCGATCAGGAGATCGTCGATGTCGTGCTGATAGGCGGCGGGACCATGAGCGTAACGCTGGCCACCTGGCTCAACGAGCTTGAGCCCGATTGGAATATTCAGTTATACGAACGCCTCGACGGCATTGCACAGGAGAGTTCCGATGGCTGGAATAATGCTGGCACCGGCCACTCCGCCTTTTGCGAAATGAACTACACCCCAACCACGGATGACGGCGGTGTGGATATTGCTCGCGCGATCGGCGTCACCGAACAGTTTGAGATATCGCGGCAGTTCTGGGCTCATCAGGTCGAGCGGGGCGTTCTTTCTGATCCCCAAAGCTTTATCTCGTCAGTACCGCATATGAGTCTGGTATGGGGACAGGAGAATATCGACTTCCTGAACGAGCGCTACGAGCGGATGTCGGAGAATCCGCTCTATACCGGCATGCAATACACAGAGGACAAAGCCACCATCGCGGAGTGGCTGCCATTGGTGATGGCGGGCCGAGAGGAAGACACGCCCATGGCCGCCACCCGCATGGATCTGGGCACCGAAGTCAATTGGGGCGTGCTGACGCGTCAGATGGCAGATCACCTGGCGCAACAGCCAAACATATCGCTGGCGACCAATAGTGAGATACGTGGGCTAGAACGTAACGAGGATGGAACATGGCGCGTCACTGTGGCTAATCTTGAAAGCGGAGAAACAGAGACCGTTAATAGCCGCTACGTTTTCAATGGTGCCGGCGGGGCGGCGCTCCTTTTGCTTCAGGAGTCCGGTATCCCTGAGGCCAAGCAGTACGCCGGTTTCCCGGTGGGCGGCTCCTTTCTTTACACCACGAATCCGGAGGTAGTGTCACAACATCAGGCGAAGGCGTACGGCCTGGCCGCTGAAGGGTCGCCACCGATGTCGGTGCCACACCTTGATCTGCGCTATCTGAATGGCCAGCCCACCCTCTTTTTCGGACCCTTCGCTACTTTTTCGACCAAGTTTCTGAAAGAAGGCTCCTGGACGGATTTGTTCAGTTCAATAACCTTCAGCAATATCCTGCCGATGATGGAAGTGGGGCTGAGTAACTTCAATCTGGTGCGTTATCTGGTTAGCGAAGTGCTCCAGGACCGCGAGGATCGGCTCGACGCACTACGTGCCTACTATCCTGAGTTGAATCCCGACGACTGGGAACTCACCAATGCCGGCCAACGGGTGCAGATCATCAAGAAGACTGATGAAGGCGGAACGCTGCAGTTCGGCACCGAGGTGGTGGTCTCTGAGGACGGCACCTTTTCGACACTCCTGGGCGCGTCTCCTGGAGCATCCACTGCTCCGCCAATCATGCTCAATCTGCTGACACGGGTCTTCCCCGAGCAAGTTGAAAGCGCTGAGTGGCAGGCGACGCTTAAGGAAATCATTCCGTCGTTTGATATGAAGCTGGCCGAGAATCCCGAGTTGTTGCGCGAGGTTCGTCTCAACTCGTCCCAGGTACTGGAGCTGGAAGGTCAGGAAGCTTTTGTTCGAGCCAACCTGCCAAGCAGCGACAGCGGCACCACGCAGGATGACAGCGCCACTAGCGAAGCGTTGGAGGAGACCACCGAACCAGTAGGCGGCCCAACGGGAGACATTGAGAACGCGGACGAGGAAGAGCGTATGGAAAGCGCTACAGACCGCTGA
- a CDS encoding alpha/beta fold hydrolase — MQNDVFTLPALDGYLLGATLYPAEQPIGKLIVAGATGVPQGFYRRFAEHAAQRGYTTLTFDYRGVGRSAPETLRGFEMQYLDWAYLDLAAAVNHMSTGDLPLYMVGHSFGGHAFGLLPNHQRVSGFYTFGTGAGWHGWMPPLERIRVQAMWKLVAPVITRTKGYLAWSQLGMGEDLPMGVYRQWKRWCRNPRYFFEDPDMTHVHQSFASVTTPIVALNTTDDHWASPRSRDAFMSAYSQAPYHPVTLIPAERGLPAIGHMGYFRSSAQPLWEDTLDWFGSLEHRRVA, encoded by the coding sequence ATGCAGAACGACGTATTCACGCTGCCGGCACTTGACGGCTATCTTCTCGGCGCCACGCTGTATCCGGCTGAACAACCGATAGGGAAGCTGATTGTCGCCGGCGCGACCGGCGTACCCCAGGGCTTTTACCGACGCTTCGCTGAACACGCAGCGCAACGCGGCTATACCACGCTGACCTTCGACTACCGCGGCGTCGGTCGCTCTGCGCCCGAGACGCTACGCGGATTCGAGATGCAATACCTGGACTGGGCGTATCTGGACCTTGCCGCTGCGGTGAACCATATGAGCACCGGCGACCTGCCGCTGTACATGGTCGGGCACTCCTTCGGCGGGCACGCATTTGGCCTGCTGCCCAATCACCAGCGGGTCAGTGGTTTCTATACCTTCGGCACGGGTGCCGGCTGGCACGGCTGGATGCCGCCGCTTGAGCGGATACGTGTTCAGGCAATGTGGAAACTGGTCGCACCGGTGATCACCCGCACCAAGGGTTACCTGGCGTGGAGTCAGCTGGGCATGGGCGAGGATCTGCCGATGGGTGTCTATCGGCAATGGAAGCGTTGGTGCCGCAATCCGCGTTACTTCTTCGAGGACCCGGACATGACCCATGTGCACCAGAGCTTCGCCAGCGTCACGACACCCATTGTCGCGCTGAATACCACCGACGATCACTGGGCTTCGCCCCGCTCGCGTGACGCCTTCATGTCTGCCTACAGCCAGGCGCCCTATCACCCTGTCACCCTGATACCCGCCGAACGCGGCCTGCCTGCCATAGGGCACATGGGCTATTTCCGCTCCAGTGCGCAGCCTCTGTGGGAGGATACGCTGGACTGGTTCGGATCACTTGAACACCGTCGTGTTGCCTGA